Below is a genomic region from Synergistaceae bacterium.
GATGATAAGGGAGTCCAGCATGGCGTAAACGCGGTCGTCGGCCTCACGGGCCTCCAGTTCCCTCATTTTGATCTCTCTCAGATCGCGGGAATACGCCGCGAGACGGTATTTACCCTTCCAGGGCAGCCGCACCAGGATGGTTTCCACCGGCAGGGGCTTGCCTGAGGCCGTCTGGTACAGCCAGTCGAACCGCTGATAGCCGGTTTCAAAAGCGGCTCGGATCAATTTTTGCGCTTTTTTGAGGGTCTTTTCCCCGTCCGGCTGACGAGCCGGCTGCAAATCATAAAAATGCTCGATATAATCGATTTTCTGGTCCAACTCCAGAAGCCGGAGCGCTTCAAGGTTGCAGTCCAGCATTTTTCCCTCTTCGTCCCACATGGAAATCGCCATGGGCGTGGAGTCCAGCATGGCCCGTACGCGCTCCTCCGCCTCCCGCATTTCCTCTTCGCTGGCCTTTGCCTCGGTGAGGTCGCGGCTGTAGGCTCCGATGTAGTAATCACCCCGCTTATTTCCCACGTACACGAAAACCGTCTCGGTGGGCAAAGGCTCGCCCGTCGCCGTTCTGTACATCCATTCGAACTTCTGCTCTCCGGTCTCAATGGTTTTTCGGTATAATTCGCGGGCTTTCTCCTGGGACTTTTGACCATCCGGCTGAAACTCCGGGCAATAACTCCAAAAATTCTTAATGAACTTCTTCCTGTCGGGCTCCCTGAACAACCTGAGGGCGCCATTGCTGCAGGCAATGATGTTATTGGCGCTGTCCTGCAGGGTACAGCCCAGCGGCATATTGTCGATAAGCATCCGGAGCCTCAGTCTCTCGTTTTCCGATTCCGAAGCGGAAGAACCTTCGTCTTCAAAATCTTCCCTTTCCAAACCTTTCGCGCGATTCTCAGTCAACGCTCAACACCTCGATATTCGACTCTTTACTGTCAATCGATCTTTGTGATGAAGGTGAAACTCTCACCGTTCAGCCCATTTACCTGGTTTTCCTCGTATAACACGCCTGCCGCGGAGAGCTGGCATGGGATGTATATGTGCTGGGCGTTCCGGCAAATCTCAATGACCTTCGCGTTGTTTTTTTCCCCGAGATAATAGCTCACGCATCGCCAAACCATTTGCATATAAATGGCCCTCAACCAGGTGTCTTTCAAATGGAGCCACGAAAGGGTCACCCCCGCGTCGTCGGGAAGCAGATTGCCCCGATACAGGCTCAAAAAAGCATCGTATTTTGTGCAAACAGCGTCGCTGAACGGCCCGTCGTAGTTTCTCAGACTCCTGTAAAGCTCCTCGAAAGCGTCCACGTCCACCTCATAAGAAACGGAGGAATCCCAAAGGGTTTCGTCAATGATCCGGGCGCAGTCTCCGTGAACGGGGTCGTGCTGAGCAATAGATATGAAAGCGGAATGCAGTTTTTCGTAAGTCAGTTCCGGATGCAGCAGAACAAC
It encodes:
- a CDS encoding bacterial transcriptional activator domain-containing protein encodes the protein LKFSFLGRFSVESEHEISMFENDSSHFILLMKYLVLQRSVVLLHPELTYEKLHSAFISIAQHDPVHGDCARIIDETLWDSSVSYEVDVDAFEELYRSLRNYDGPFSDAVCTKYDAFLSLYRGNLLPDDAGVTLSWLHLKDTWLRAIYMQMVWRCVSYYLGEKNNAKVIEICRNAQHIYIPCQLSAAGVLYEENQVNGLNGESFTFITKID